Genomic segment of Pochonia chlamydosporia 170 chromosome 1, whole genome shotgun sequence:
GTGGACAAGTCCCATGGGGGTACCATCAGGATGGAACAAATTGACGACTCCGGTAGGACTAATTGGTTTCACGGTGGGATCTTGTGTAACAGCTGATGAGGTCAATGAGACGACTAGAGACTCAGTTAGCAATGAGGCTCAACCATATATGTGCAGGTCACCCTGCCAAGAATAGCACCTGCCTTTGCATCCCATGCCTTCGGGTCCGCACGACGGCATAAACAGCGTAGTAGCCTTAGTCCCGGAATGAAACGTCGTTATTCTGTGGGGTTGCTGGTAGACATCGCCACCGTCCTCAGTCTCGGTGCTGTTGGAGAACTCATGCAGGGCAGATGATAACACCTGACGGAAATcgtcaagctcgtcaagggTAAGGGTCTCGAGGATGTCCTTGACCTGATCGTCTGTAAGAACAGTAAATGTCATGATGCCCCGCAAACTGTGGTGATGAACGGGCGGGGTGTCTAAGCCAAGGTAAAAAAGATTGGGCCTGGGAGGAATTAGACAAGAAATgcaggttcaatgttcggcTGAAGTGTCCAGTCAAGGGGTGGCACACACTGAGCCACCAGTGTCAAAAATTAAGCTTAAATATGGGCGGACGCAGGTATGGCCACGTTTCTTGAAGAGAAGCAAAAAAATGACACAAAAGAGTTGAGGGGAGAGATGAACAAATATGGGGACGTGCTGTACTTGAATTCAAGCCGTttgtccatcttcaacagAAACGGGAAGTTGAGACCCAGATACCTGGAGATAATACAGCCCATCCCCACTCCCCCGGCGACATCGGGGCCGATGATGACcgagccaaagccaagagTGGCGGAACAGCCATGAAAGGACACGAACCTCTCAGATGGCGATATTTGCCCCTGGATTGCGACCATAAATTCTAGATTTGTGACAAAGCACTCGGCTGGCATGCAGAAGTGCCCAGAGGAAACTATGGTCGCTGCCCGAAGCTGTAATTGTCATCACATGATGAACTTGATTTGTTTCCTATGAGTTCGATGTCGCATTTAGTCGCCAACTCCCGCGACCCGATTTGGTGGCTGAAACAGTGTTGGGCTGAGAGCCGTTGCCGTTCTTTGAGCTCTCTTATCTGTCAGTCTGTTTTTTGCTTGCCTTTCAGGCATCTATTCAATCATCATAGTCAGTTTGACCGTTCACTTGGTTTCTCTCTCAATGGTCGGCGTACCTCGACAGAGAGTACTCTATATACACGAAGTAATGATTGCAGACGGCGCTGGGCCTTGATTGGCCCCCGAGCAGGATTTACCTAGCTCTTATAGTATTTCCTTCGAACTGATATTTTGACTTCAATTCACTACTACTGCCCCTCCTCCAGTGGCATACATGTGTTGACCCTGAAACGTGCAGATATTAATCCTTGTCACGTGTTGGCAAAGGTGTGAGTGAATGTTGTCTGAGTCACAGATCAAAGCAAACTCATGCAGAGTATCAAATATGAGCGACTATCCACACTTGATGCTTTGACTGTGTAATTTTATTGAAACATTAAAATTGCTACTACCGAAATCCGAGGAAAGCCACAATGTCAGAAGCTGTCGTCGAAAATACTGCAAAGCTCCAGCTTGATGAGGAGACCGGGGAGATGGTCTCCAAGAGTGAGCTCAAAAAGCGGATGCAAAAACGGGCAAAgaaggcagctgcagcattgcGCAAGACCCAGGTATCTTCAGAAGGAACCACAAAAGCTGGAGGGCAGAAACAACTTAATACATCAGTAAAGAAGCCCAGTGATGCAGAAGAGAACGTCGTTGATCCAGATGCAATGTTTAAGCAAGGGTTTCTGGCTGAGGTTTACAAGACGCGTCCTTCGGAAACTGTTGTCACCCGGTTTCCGCCAGAGCCAAATGGATACCTTCATGTAACTTAACTCTTTTCCTCTCGAGTCAACCTATCGCTAACAAACCACGTTAGCTGGGACACGCAAAGGCCATTGCTATCAACTTTGGGTTTGCAAGATATCATGGTGGCAAAACAGTATGTTTAATCTCGAGACCTGTAATAGATTCGATGGCTAACACGCCCAGATACTGAGGTAGCTGCTTCCAGCAGATAAGGTGATCAACTGTCAAGCTGCTTTGCTAACGCCGTGTCGATAGGTTTGACGACACTAACCCCGATGCCGAGAGAGAGGAGTACTACAAGGCTATCGAAGAGACAATTCGATGGTTGGGATTTACACCATCCAAAGTTACATATGCATCTGACAACTTCCAACGGATGTATAACCTCGCTGAAGAACTCAtcaagaaggaaaaggcaTATGTCTGCCACTGTAACGAAGCCGAGACTAAGCTGCAGCGCGGCAGTGAGGACGGTTCAACCCCAAGATATCGATGCGAGCATGCAAAGCAGGATGTGGACACCAATCTCAGGAAGTTTTCTGCCATGCGCGATGGCGAATATGCGCCGCAGACAGCCTGGCTTCGCATGAAGCAAGATATCGAGAATCCCAATCCTCAGATGTGGGATATTGCTGCTTACCGTATTCCTAAAGATCAGCATCCTCACCTTCGAACGGGTAATCATTGGCGGGTGTATCCGACCTACGACTTTGCACACTGCCTATGTGATAGCTTTGAAGGCATTACGCACAGTTTATGCACGACCGAGTTTATTATGTCCCGGGAAAGTTACGAATGGCTAAATCAGTATGCCTCTCCGTCTTAGATTATCAGGATAGATTCGCGCTTTCGTGTCGAAGCAAGTAGTAGTCGCTAATACGTCAATAGGCTCCTGGTTGACTTTCAGCCAATGCAGCGCGAATGTGGTCGATTGAGACTCGACGGCACCATCATGAGCAAGAGAGAGCTCAGGCGGCTGATAGAAGAGAAGGTTGTCCGTGGCTGGGACGATCCACGCTTGTACACACTCAAGGCTATTAGGCGACGGGGTATACCACCAGCGGCCCTTCTCTCGTTTATATACGAACTTGGAGTGACCACAGCAACAAGTaacatcaccatcaagcGTTTTGAGCAGTCCATTCGACGATATCTGGAGAGGACAGTTCCTCGCCTCATGCTTGTCCTTGATCCGGTTCGAGTCATCATTGAAGATGCAGAGGAGCAGGACCTTGATGTCCCATTCCTACCTAAAGATCCCAGCATGGGTTCCCATAAGGTACGACTAACAAAATGCGTCTTCATCGACCGCTCCGATTTCCGCGAAGTTGATAGTAAGGACTACTTCCGGCTTGCTCCTGGCAAGACAGTTGGGTTGCTCCACATGCCTTATCCCATCAAAGCGGTAGATTTTACCAAGGATGATGCTACTGGGAAAGTGAAGGAAATCAGAGCTGTCTTTGATAGGGGAgccaagaagcccaagacatTCATACAGTGGGTTCCGGATGGTTCTCCCACGGCCGAGGTGCGCATTCACACGGCCTTGTTCAAGTCAGCTCAGCCAAAATCCGCGCCGGGAGGGTTGATGAACGACATAAATCCTGAAAGCGAGACTATCTGGCACAGCGCAATGATTGAAAATGGTTTCTACGAGGTGCGACGACGGGCTCCGTGGCCTGAGGCGGAAGGTGAGAAGGCTGGCGACTTTGGACCTGAGAGTGTCCGATTCCAGGGCACTCGTGTTGCTTATTTCGTGAGTTGCCTTGTTCCTTTGCATTTATATATCAAGCTTATTTTATGATGTACTAACTGTTTTCTTTACTGGCAGGCATGTGACTCGGATAGCACAGATGAGAAGATTGTTCTCAACCGTATTGTTGCTTTGAAGGAGGATTCTGGTAAAAGCGGCTGAGGCTTGTGATGAAATTATAATAGAGAAGCGAATTAAGCGTATCTTGTTGCGTCGCATTCTGTTGGAGAGCATTTTTGAACTGGCATCAAtttggcaagcaaaagcgAATACGATAGCAATTACACACATAATTAAGGTGATGTAAAATATTTGATGGCAAGGTTGTGGCACAACGCGAAATAGTCCCTACACACGGCAGTTGAGTATCGAGGTCACCGGCTGGGCTGTCGGCAACCACATCCGAGCGTATTTTCCACGGCCATAAAGAGTCAACCTCTCGTAGAATGATTCGTTTTCGGGAATTGGTACAGAATCTGGTTGCCTGTGTTTGTGTAGGGTACTTAAGTACGACGGAGGAGTCGGGATTCGACCGAGGCTGAGCACATCTGATGCCGCGTAACTTCCATACGTCACGCCACACGGATGTCTTGTATCCTCGATCAGAGTAATTGAGTTGCCTAGCCGGACTTTGGCCTGTTAAATGGGTTATAAACCAGGCATTAATCTCATAGGGCTTGTAATCGCTTCCAGTGCGAAACTATTCCAGCTCTTTTTCCAAGACACTGAAAGGCGTTTCAGATCCGCAAGTGCGTGGTTCATCATTGACATTTGCAGACCAGGAACCTGCTCATCAAAGACTCTAGACCCACAAACGTCGCAACTCGGctggttttggtggttttgttttgcagGACAAGAGGCTGGACCCCGTCAATTTCACATCAGAAAATTGAAGGCACTAGACTGGTGCTCCTGGTATAGGGGCCATCTATCGGCGCTGGGATTATTGCAGGTACACTCAagacccagaccagaccctaCCCTCAAGCTGCTCTATTGAGcctggtgtggtgtggtgtggtgtggtgtctggtggttgagacAATTGACCTTCCCAACAAGCCTCGCCTCTCACTGGCCACATCGCCTTTGAGCCAAACCAAACTCAACTGGCGCCAGACTCCAtcattgtgtctggtccctCGGAATCCAATCCAGGACTggtccacttgagcagtctggtcccTCCTGTGGTCCCTCCTGTCAATCGCCAAGCCACCACGCTGCGCCAGCCTCTTTGACCTTTGAAGGGCCCGCCGTTGGAGACTGCAAGAGAAGAGGCTACGTGCTCTCCAACTTTATTCATCACTTCGACGACCACAGAGCATtcctgcatcatcatctcccaGCCACCTTATCGCCGTCCACCGAGCTATACAATTTCTACGCATACGATAGTGCGCCTCTGATTGACTTTCACATCCTGCGAATAATTCACTCTTGTCTATTTTGCCGTCGCCGCGTTGCGCTGTGCGCTTCTCGAACGAATCAATCCCTAAAACTGACAGCTTGTCAGCAAGCTCCGCGACAACTCTCAACATGTCGCTCAAGGAAGAATTCCAGACCCGAAACTTCAGTAAGCCCTTGAACATGGAATTGCAGCACTACTGAGGCTACGAACGTAAACTAATCTCATCGGTGAAGGTATCTACGGACAATGGTATGTCTCTACCCTCCTGCAACAACCTTGCGAATCGCTGCCCGACTGATCATCCTATTTCGCCCACAATGCATCGAGACGAGCTGCACTTACGGCGCATCCATTGCCGGAGCTTCCATGCCGTGAACACTGTATTTCATTCGGAACGAGTCTAACATCGATTACAATAGGCTTGGTATCCTGTCCATGATCATTTGCTTAGCTACCGGCATCTCAACAATCTTTACCTTTAAGGTTCTTTTGATCGTCTTTGCTGCTATTGCCATGTAAGTCGTCACTCGGTGTGCTAGCAAAATTCCACAGTTTCGGTATCACTGCGAATTGCAGTTGCTGATTATTCTTTTGCAGTGCCTCCGCCTTCCTCATCTTGTTCATCGAGGTTCCCTTGCTTCTGCGAATCTGCCCTACCTCCGGCAAGTTCGATGATTTTGTTCGCCGAATCTCAACCAACTATATGCGAGCAGCCGCCTATGGAATCATGGCTCTGCTTCAATTCCTGAGCAACCTCGGTGGCCCCAGCAGCTTGATTGCTGCAGGTGTCTTTCTGACTCTCACCGGTCTCTGCTATCTGCTCGCTGGCATCAAGGGCCAGGCCTTTGTTGGCAGCAAAACCCTTGGCGGAGCTGGAGTTGCGCAAATGATTGTCTAAGCATGCTGCACAATTTGCCAGCTGTCGTCATTGTCCTCGTGGAGTATCGAAATCCACCTACGAGTCGATGCTACTGAAACCTGTTATGACGGAGGACCGAATACGACGAAACTCGGAGACGAAGTGAGAAGGGGGTGGTTTGACGACGGGAACATTTGGTTTATTCATATGAATTCTGCCTGCCCCGGTACCCCAGGATGTGACGGGCTGAATACCGAGCAGTTATTGTTTGGCGTCTGGGGTGATATCCTTGCTTAGCCTTGACGTTGCCACGCCAGCTTAGTAGGGCTTGCTTGGTTTTCTTTATGACCGCTACTGATGAGCCATGCTGTGGTTTTGGGCATTCGTAGCCCGGCCGATTTGCGTACTTACCCAAAGGTTTATATAGCTTGATAGCACAGCCTTTGATTTTCATGAATTGATAGAGGAAAATCGCCATTGGTTCATCATCTAGTTCCTCACATTGGCGATGCGTATTGAACGCTGGCCAAGCGTATTAGCCTGGTTCAAACAAGACTGTCAGACTAGCATGTAGTTTGGTTTAAGCATTCAGGAACTGACCATTGTTGGCTGAAGTATGGAAAGCTCGTGTGGATCCTACCAATGCAAGTCGGCAACCCTCCATTTTGTTCAGAGTGACATATCAAGGAAACTCGAAGACCGTTGACGTAACGATGTATGTATCCGTCATGTGAATGAGAGCTCTGGTGGAACACTTTGCATCTGAGAGCTACAGCCTATTCAGTTTAAGCTAACCGTTTGGTGGAACGTAAGCATTTTGCTCCTTTAAGGCCATTTGTTAAAGGACTGCGGCTTATCCCACGTCACCATCTGTCTTGGGCCAATTTTCAACAAGATACTGGGCACTCCACGACATAATCTAGCTCAATTGTACAAAGATAGTATAATACAGATCGCAGGATGAGCATTTCAATCTTACACCATAAACAAGTCAGGAATGGGGACTATGATGTGATGGATTGTCTGATCGAGATGCCACTTGAACACTTCATGCATGACGAAACTGTTAGTGCAGTACCCAAACGCCACGAGGGGCACCCTGCACAGTGCAGCGTAATCGACTCGTTGGCCCGCCTACAAGGACCGATGTTCCGCCCTCAGCACGTCATTGGGGCAAGGAGGGGCAGGTCCGCTATGGCGACGAGTGTAGAATGCTAACATTGCCCACTGAATGGAGACTCTGATGCCACAGTTAAGCACCTTGGAACTCTGAAGAATGGGTTCACATGTCCCGCGGCGTCCGTGTCAACTCCTCACCAGATGGGAAACTGACAAGCTTCCTTGCCTGTGGTAGGTACAGTACTAGCACACCATCAAGGAGACGAAAACCTGCATCACTGGAATCCAGACACGAAGCTCCTTTCCAGCCAGATATGCACGTCCAACGCCTGAGCTATTAAAATCTTGATGGTCATCAGACTTGTCTGTAGGCTGTTTGGTTCGAGAGACCGCTTGCAGCCACAGCACTTGAATTGCTGCAGGAGTGGATTAGCGGTGGGGATTTTGGTGTGGAGAGGGCGCACTGTGTTGCTAGGGGTCTGGCGTTTCTGTCGATTTGATGCAAAGTGCTTGCGTGCTGCAAACCGAACCGAGGAGGAGTCTGCCGTCTGACGCTGGTCAATCAACGAGAGTGTGGTCGTAAATAGTATCATGCCAATGTGAATGCCTGACAAGACGCGTCACAGAGTATGGAAACCCCTTGGTGCTTCATGCTGAGATGTTGATTCGTGCTTGATACTTGCACCACAAGCTAGATGAAACGTCCAAGTGCTCCGAACAGAATGTCACAAGCAGTGGACCTCCGCGGGATTGGTTCATTGTAGCGGCCAAAAGGCTGGTACCTTCCAACGCACCACCGTGTGCAAGTGGAGACTTCGCACAGTAAGTGGATCGGCTCTTGGTCTGGTGACGACAAAGCCCAGAACTGGGATTCGCAGGGCCACAGCCATGGTCAGTCTCCGAATTGGTTCAGAGAGTCTAGACGTATAATCGTCACTACCGCCCGAGTCTCAAACGGCTCGAGCTTAATTCGTCCTTTGACTCGAACTCTTATTCCCGCCACTCTGTCACTTAATCCTCAATTTTCATCCTTATAGACAACTGCATGCTGTAGTAACGGCTGTTTGTCCGGTATTCTATACCATATCGAAGCATTGATTGATTGCACTGCGCCAGCTTGTAAGTAGCCAGTCCCACTCCCTTCGTCAAGCATGCATCACAAACACCTTGCTCGTCATTGGGCAGAGTGGGAGGAAGCTTGTTGTTCACCAGTGTCACTGTGAGCACTCGCTCTCCCGCCACGCCCAGTGCCAGCAATTGTGCTGTTTTGCCATCGTGGCTCTTGGAATGGCCGAGCACCAGTCATAGACAGTATTTATCTGCTCTGATACGGTCAATGTTGCCGAGCCCAAGCTCTGCGTCGGCTTTGTTAGGGCGGCGTAACTGGTTGCGCTTTTGCTTATCTTGCGTCACGAGGGAGAGCCCGGTTGCTTTATCAGTGACTGGCCGCCCATGTAACCGACAATCTTGACCGCAAATCCTTCAATTAATTCAAAGCGCTAATCTGTCCTTGGTCGTTAGGCATGTCTCCTTCATAGACTTTTGTAGTCTGTTATTTTAACCCTTTCAGCTCAACAACgcttggcattggcatttctCGGCCCCCGATTGACAAAGTACGCCTCTTCCTACTTCCTCCGAGGTATATCGTCCTTTGTGACTCCCACGAACAAGAATGTCAGCAGCTCCAATGGCTCAGACACCGGTTATACCGCCTCGACCTAGTAGGTCTTCCGAAAAAGAAGCCCCTACACACCTCATGCCGCAGGTGCCTCCTCGTCCTGTCAACAAGCGCCTGGACCGATCCATCTCGCCTGGCGCCGATCGATTTGCACCGTCGCCGCTCACAGCGGGCATTCCCTCCCAGAATGTTGATAACCGACTGGCCAAGCACTATGCGCATAAAGAGCAAGCCCAAGACCCCATTGAGCGGGCCAGCAGTGTCGACATGCCCTCCCTTGGTGAAGAGGGCATGGAATACAGTGCTGTGGCCGCTGAATTAGAAGAGGACGAACAGCGGCCGTCGGCGCCcg
This window contains:
- a CDS encoding glutaminyl-tRNA synthetase (similar to Aspergillus terreus NIH2624 XP_001217207.1), giving the protein MSEAVVENTAKLQLDEETGEMVSKSELKKRMQKRAKKAAAALRKTQVSSEGTTKAGGQKQLNTSVKKPSDAEENVVDPDAMFKQGFLAEVYKTRPSETVVTRFPPEPNGYLHLGHAKAIAINFGFARYHGGKTILRFDDTNPDAEREEYYKAIEETIRWLGFTPSKVTYASDNFQRMYNLAEELIKKEKAYVCHCNEAETKLQRGSEDGSTPRYRCEHAKQDVDTNLRKFSAMRDGEYAPQTAWLRMKQDIENPNPQMWDIAAYRIPKDQHPHLRTGNHWRVYPTYDFAHCLCDSFEGITHSLCTTEFIMSRESYEWLNQLLVDFQPMQRECGRLRLDGTIMSKRELRRLIEEKVVRGWDDPRLYTLKAIRRRGIPPAALLSFIYELGVTTATSNITIKRFEQSIRRYLERTVPRLMLVLDPVRVIIEDAEEQDLDVPFLPKDPSMGSHKVRLTKCVFIDRSDFREVDSKDYFRLAPGKTVGLLHMPYPIKAVDFTKDDATGKVKEIRAVFDRGAKKPKTFIQWVPDGSPTAEVRIHTALFKSAQPKSAPGGLMNDINPESETIWHSAMIENGFYEVRRRAPWPEAEGEKAGDFGPESVRFQGTRVAYFACDSDSTDEKIVLNRIVALKEDSGKSG
- a CDS encoding clathrin-coated vesicle protein (similar to Metarhizium acridum CQMa 102 XP_007809039.1); protein product: MSLKEEFQTRNFSIYGQWLGILSMIICLATGISTIFTFKVLLIVFAAIAIASAFLILFIEVPLLLRICPTSGKFDDFVRRISTNYMRAAAYGIMALLQFLSNLGGPSSLIAAGVFLTLTGLCYLLAGIKGQAFVGSKTLGGAGVAQMIV